A genomic segment from Lutzomyia longipalpis isolate SR_M1_2022 chromosome 3, ASM2433408v1 encodes:
- the LOC129791713 gene encoding probable alpha-aspartyl dipeptidase translates to MVRRNLFLISSSKVHGHEYLQHSREALTEFFRKHNVTKVLFIPYALFNYDKYTKKVGDVLTSWGFEVEGIHRKDDPVEAVRKADAIYVGGGNSFLLLKLLHERKLIEPIRERIFSGEAVYVGSSAGTNVATVSIKTTNDMPIVYPPTFDALALVPFNINPHYLDPLPGSTHHGETRQQRIEEFHHLNAIPVLGLREGTYLHVEDDKMTLLGDFNARLFMKSKTPVEVPPNSDMSFLLRE, encoded by the exons ATGGTCAGGCGAAATCTCTTCTTAATCTCCTCGTCAAAGGTCCACGGACACGAGTACCTCCAACACTCCCGGGAGGCACTTACGGAATTCTTCAGGAA GCACAACGTCACGAAAGTTCTCTTCATCCCGTACGCTCTCTTTAACTACGATAAGTACACAAAGAAAGTTGGTGACGTCCTCACTTCCTGGGGCTTTGAAGTTGAGGGCATTCACCGGAAGGATGATCCCGTGGAGGCTGTTCGCAAAGCCGATGCAATCTACGTCGGAGGTGGGAATAGCTTCCTCCTGCTGAAGCTTCTGCACGAACGAAAGCTCATTGAGCCCATCCGGGAGCGCATCTTCAGCGGTGAGGCTGTCTACGTGGGCAGCAGTGCTGGAACGAATGTTGCCACCGTGAGCATAAAGACAACCAACGACATGCCCATCGTCTACCCGCCCACATTCGATGCTCTCGCCCTTGTGCCATTCAACATTAATCCCCACTACCTGGACCCCCTGCCCGGCAGTACGCATCACGGTGAGACACGCCAGCAGCGCATTGAGGAGTTTCATCATCTCAACGCAATCCCCGTTCTGGGACTCCGCGAGGGAACGTACCTCCATGTGGAAGATGACAAAATGACCCTCCTTGGGGACTTTAATGCTCGCCTCTTCATGAA ATCCAAGACTCCCGTTGAAGTACCCCCAAATTCGGATATGAGCTTCCTTTTGAGGGAatga